Proteins encoded within one genomic window of Parolsenella massiliensis:
- the serS gene encoding serine--tRNA ligase — protein MLDTKFVRENPDAVDKAMADRQSSWDREKFFELDDERRAVIGEVEELQATRNAESKKIGVLMKEGKKDEAEAAKEAVREVNEKIDGLAERRSKLEADLYDFMAHLPNIPCEATPYGKDEDENIERRRWGTPRDFEAEGFEFKAHWDLGTDLDILDFDRGNKLSGSRFTVLGGAGARLERALINYFIDTHTSRGFKEWWPPIVVKRQTMFGTGQLPKFEDDAYHVSGDNFLIPTAEVVLTNLHAGEVLDADSLPRWYTAFTPCFREEAGSAGRDTRGIIRQHEFDKVEMVKFAKPEDSDNQLESMTAEAEYLLQQLGLPYRVISLCTGDLGFSARQTYDIEVWLPSYNAYKEISSCSNCGDFQARRANIKYRDPENFKGTRYVHTLNGSGLPAGRTMAAILENYQNADGSITVPEVLRPYMGCDKIERA, from the coding sequence ATGCTCGACACCAAGTTTGTCCGTGAAAACCCCGACGCCGTCGACAAGGCCATGGCCGACCGCCAGTCCAGTTGGGACCGCGAGAAGTTCTTCGAGCTTGACGACGAGCGTCGCGCCGTCATCGGCGAGGTCGAGGAGCTCCAGGCCACGCGCAACGCCGAGTCCAAGAAGATCGGCGTCCTCATGAAGGAGGGCAAGAAGGACGAGGCCGAGGCCGCCAAGGAGGCCGTCCGCGAGGTCAACGAGAAGATCGACGGCCTGGCCGAGCGCCGCAGCAAGCTCGAGGCCGACCTGTATGACTTCATGGCCCACCTGCCCAACATCCCGTGTGAGGCCACGCCCTATGGCAAGGACGAGGACGAGAACATCGAGCGTCGCCGCTGGGGCACCCCGCGCGACTTCGAGGCCGAGGGCTTCGAGTTCAAGGCCCACTGGGACCTTGGCACCGACCTCGACATCCTCGACTTCGACCGCGGCAACAAGCTCTCTGGCAGCCGCTTCACCGTCCTTGGCGGCGCCGGTGCCCGCCTCGAGCGCGCCCTCATCAACTACTTCATCGACACGCACACGAGCCGCGGCTTCAAGGAGTGGTGGCCGCCCATCGTCGTGAAGCGCCAGACCATGTTCGGCACGGGCCAGCTCCCCAAGTTCGAGGATGACGCCTACCACGTCTCCGGCGACAACTTCCTGATTCCCACGGCCGAGGTCGTGCTCACGAACCTTCACGCCGGCGAGGTTCTCGACGCCGACTCCCTGCCGCGCTGGTACACCGCCTTCACCCCGTGCTTCCGCGAGGAGGCTGGTTCCGCCGGCCGCGACACGCGTGGCATCATCCGTCAGCACGAGTTCGACAAGGTCGAGATGGTCAAGTTCGCCAAGCCCGAGGACTCCGACAACCAGCTCGAGAGCATGACGGCCGAGGCCGAGTACCTGCTCCAGCAGCTTGGCCTGCCCTACCGCGTCATCTCCCTGTGCACGGGCGACCTGGGCTTCTCCGCTCGCCAGACGTATGATATCGAGGTCTGGCTGCCGAGCTACAACGCCTACAAGGAGATCTCCTCCTGCTCCAACTGCGGCGACTTCCAGGCCCGTCGTGCCAACATCAAGTACCGCGACCCCGAGAACTTCAAGGGCACCCGCTATGTCCACACGCTCAACGGCTCCGGCCTGCCCGCCGGCCGCACCATGGCCGCCATCCTCGAGAACTACCAGAACGCCGATGGCTCCATCACGGTGCCCGAGGTGCTTCGCCCCTACATGGGCTGCGACAAGATCGAGCGCGCCTAG
- a CDS encoding MBL fold metallo-hydrolase, producing MNGWETEYGTHDAHTDADLPWPEQTPEVAPLMHLHVLASGSKGNAAVVEGPDGSALIDDGLSRRELMRRADELGVDMDRVGCVIVTHEHSDHVSGLSVFCNKYDGRLVATAGTAGGRKYLATLPFELVGNADEFEACGMRVRTFPTSHDVADPFGLRFDCASESGIDSLGFCTDTGTLGKRAMELLSGVRILALESNHDKRMLETGPYPAMLKSRVGGDHGHLSNDQAAAALRELVGPVTETVVAMHLSQENNRPSIAIRTLAAALGAEAANDTFTEARTPDGALTICTAGQDRPMTIW from the coding sequence GTGAACGGATGGGAAACCGAGTACGGCACGCATGATGCACACACGGACGCAGACCTTCCCTGGCCAGAGCAGACGCCCGAGGTCGCCCCGCTGATGCACCTCCACGTGCTCGCAAGCGGGTCGAAGGGCAACGCCGCCGTAGTGGAGGGACCAGACGGCTCCGCCCTCATCGACGACGGCCTGTCTCGGCGCGAGCTCATGCGCAGGGCCGACGAGCTCGGCGTCGACATGGACCGCGTGGGCTGCGTCATCGTGACGCACGAGCACAGCGACCACGTGAGTGGCCTTTCCGTCTTCTGCAACAAGTACGACGGGCGCCTCGTGGCCACCGCGGGAACGGCCGGCGGCCGCAAGTACCTCGCCACGCTTCCATTCGAGCTCGTTGGGAACGCCGACGAGTTCGAAGCATGCGGCATGCGCGTGCGGACGTTTCCCACCTCGCACGACGTCGCAGACCCATTTGGCCTGCGCTTCGACTGCGCGAGCGAGAGCGGCATCGACTCCCTGGGGTTCTGCACGGACACGGGGACGCTGGGCAAGCGGGCCATGGAGCTGCTGAGTGGCGTGCGGATTCTCGCGCTCGAGAGCAACCACGACAAGCGCATGCTCGAGACGGGTCCCTATCCCGCCATGCTCAAGTCGCGCGTTGGCGGCGACCACGGCCACCTCTCCAACGACCAAGCCGCCGCGGCGCTGCGCGAGCTCGTGGGCCCTGTGACCGAGACCGTCGTGGCCATGCACCTCTCGCAGGAGAACAATCGGCCGAGCATCGCCATCCGCACCCTGGCGGCCGCGCTGGGCGCCGAGGCCGCAAACGACACGTTCACCGAGGCCCGCACGCCCGACGGCGCGCTCACCATCTGCACCGCCGGCCAGGACCGCCCCATGACCATCTGGTAG
- the pbp4b gene encoding penicillin binding protein PBP4B, whose translation MAYQLELTCPATPGDTGYDQSLVTNATRTFIGFERQGTLLVRAAHPEAFRVFVNGAPVSLDGVSGEGWHAANIASATVNGDNYLQVSCVTENCGALELRIPYPTLRDDTAAWEHNPSLELLDQIINAEVAAGFSCAQLVVVEDGSVIKRTRYGAVNSYEPDGTPIPAAGRTPVTDETLFDMASNTKMYACNMALQKLASEGRLDLTARVRDYLPEFRDQPGASIPGKDELTVTELLQHQAGFPADPSYHNADYDPALHKVMVGSNANATLFTQSRDEALEKIIATPLEYVPGTATRYSDVDYMLLGFIVEAITDMRLDEYVEQEIYAPLGLTHTTFEPLKHGFSKQDCAATELRGNTRDGALGFANVRHDTVQGECHDAKAFHVMGGVSGHAGLFSTASDIAVLEQLLINRGGYGDVRLFDEDTLDRFIKPKDTDPSFGLGWRRKAHDGYTAIFSQVPDTASVGHTGWTGTFTLIDPVNHLGIALLTSRRNTPVLNPAEDPNDFVGCHFLTGRYAIAPTLIYQALHTSEEATNALLADLIRAKRAEIAAGGPYDTAPDRADLAALESVAKNRGVRA comes from the coding sequence ATGGCCTATCAGCTCGAGCTCACCTGCCCCGCCACGCCCGGCGACACGGGCTACGACCAGTCGCTCGTCACGAACGCAACCCGCACGTTCATTGGGTTCGAGCGCCAGGGCACGCTGCTCGTGCGCGCCGCGCATCCCGAGGCGTTCCGCGTCTTCGTAAACGGTGCGCCCGTCTCGCTCGATGGCGTCTCCGGCGAGGGCTGGCACGCCGCGAACATCGCCAGCGCTACCGTCAACGGGGACAACTACCTGCAGGTCAGCTGCGTGACCGAGAACTGCGGCGCGCTCGAGCTCCGCATCCCCTACCCCACGCTTCGAGACGACACGGCCGCCTGGGAGCATAACCCCTCCCTCGAGCTTCTCGACCAAATCATAAACGCCGAGGTAGCGGCTGGTTTCTCGTGTGCGCAGCTCGTCGTGGTGGAGGATGGCTCCGTCATCAAGCGCACCCGCTACGGCGCCGTGAACTCCTACGAGCCCGACGGCACCCCCATCCCGGCCGCTGGTCGCACCCCCGTCACGGACGAGACGCTCTTTGACATGGCGAGCAATACCAAGATGTACGCCTGCAACATGGCGCTGCAGAAGCTCGCGAGCGAGGGTAGGCTCGACCTCACCGCTCGCGTTCGCGACTACCTCCCCGAGTTCCGCGACCAGCCGGGCGCCTCGATCCCCGGCAAGGACGAGCTCACCGTCACCGAGCTGCTCCAGCACCAGGCGGGATTTCCCGCAGACCCGAGCTACCACAACGCCGACTACGACCCGGCCCTTCACAAGGTCATGGTCGGTAGCAACGCCAATGCCACGCTGTTCACCCAGAGCCGCGACGAGGCGCTCGAGAAGATCATCGCCACGCCGCTCGAATACGTCCCGGGCACGGCCACGCGCTACTCGGACGTCGACTACATGCTTCTGGGCTTCATCGTCGAGGCCATCACGGACATGAGGCTCGACGAGTACGTTGAGCAGGAGATCTATGCTCCGCTCGGGCTTACCCACACGACGTTCGAGCCGCTGAAGCACGGCTTCTCCAAGCAGGACTGCGCGGCCACCGAGCTCAGGGGCAACACACGCGACGGCGCGCTGGGCTTTGCGAACGTGCGCCACGACACCGTCCAAGGCGAATGCCACGACGCCAAGGCGTTCCATGTGATGGGCGGAGTCTCCGGTCACGCCGGCCTCTTCTCCACCGCAAGCGACATCGCCGTTCTCGAGCAGCTCCTCATCAACCGTGGCGGCTACGGCGACGTTCGCCTGTTCGACGAGGATACGCTCGACCGCTTCATCAAGCCCAAGGACACGGACCCGAGCTTTGGCCTGGGCTGGCGCCGCAAGGCCCACGACGGCTACACGGCGATCTTCTCGCAGGTGCCAGACACCGCCTCCGTGGGTCACACGGGCTGGACGGGCACGTTCACGCTCATCGACCCCGTGAACCACCTGGGCATCGCCCTGCTCACGAGCCGGCGCAACACCCCGGTGCTGAACCCGGCCGAGGACCCGAACGACTTTGTGGGGTGCCACTTCCTCACCGGCCGCTACGCCATTGCCCCCACGCTCATCTACCAGGCGCTTCATACCTCGGAGGAGGCCACAAACGCCCTGCTCGCAGACCTCATCCGCGCCAAGCGCGCCGAGATCGCCGCGGGTGGCCCCTACGACACCGCCCCGGATCGCGCCGACCTCGCCGCGCTTGAGTCCGTGGCGAAGAATCGTGGGGTGCGCGCGTGA
- the tilS gene encoding tRNA lysidine(34) synthetase TilS — MPSVSSRYAHGQSFERPSGRLGPEASGPVVLMVSGGADSTALLVLAATSALDIDDGRGEALIARERLHVLHVNHQLRAIDADEDEEFVREMATKFGVPVTVRRVDVAKLAASAELGDTNVENVAREVRYAAANQLANELCAASGLPRSAARILTAHTANDRAETFFMHAIKGSGAQGLSSIPRRRNRIVRPLLGRTHEQLCDLLRMRGIVWREDATNADTRYLRNFVRHEIVPLARQRNPRLFESMASTCDILSDEDAYLTQVASRAYRALERRRDQGLVVLDAARLAASDVAIARRVVRMAVLEACPQCRLDARHVARVLEIVAAGEGSASLPAGADARVTYGALFVRSREAQGHADTSGWLEVPGLPGPARASDALVPPGPTGSLALGAGTLTVRLREVSAGSSPEALARAYAREWEGQSVLLDAAACGVGQLGGRLWVSGPEVGEVLCPLGMHGQSKKLSDLLIDAKVPASERAAVPVVRTGVSGSVVWVAPMRADERARVTDASRVLLELAWKPAATS; from the coding sequence TTGCCAAGCGTTAGCAGCAGATATGCGCACGGTCAGTCGTTCGAGCGGCCAAGCGGGCGCCTTGGCCCCGAGGCGAGCGGCCCCGTCGTGCTCATGGTCTCGGGCGGGGCGGATTCCACGGCGTTGCTCGTTCTTGCGGCCACCTCGGCGCTCGACATAGACGATGGCCGCGGCGAGGCCCTCATCGCGCGCGAGCGGCTCCATGTGCTTCACGTAAACCATCAGCTCAGAGCCATCGATGCGGATGAGGACGAGGAGTTCGTTCGCGAGATGGCCACCAAGTTCGGCGTTCCCGTGACCGTGCGCCGCGTCGACGTGGCGAAGCTTGCCGCCTCGGCCGAGCTCGGGGACACGAACGTGGAGAACGTTGCCCGCGAGGTGCGCTATGCCGCGGCGAACCAGCTCGCCAACGAGCTGTGCGCCGCATCGGGCCTACCACGCTCGGCCGCCCGTATCCTCACGGCCCACACGGCAAACGACCGCGCCGAGACGTTCTTCATGCATGCGATCAAAGGCTCGGGCGCGCAGGGGCTCTCCTCGATTCCCCGCCGCCGCAACAGAATCGTGCGCCCGCTGCTGGGCCGCACCCACGAGCAGCTGTGCGATCTGCTGCGCATGCGCGGCATCGTCTGGCGAGAGGACGCCACGAACGCCGATACCCGCTACCTGCGAAACTTCGTCCGCCATGAGATTGTTCCGCTTGCGAGGCAGCGCAACCCGCGCCTGTTCGAGAGTATGGCCTCCACGTGCGACATCCTCTCGGATGAGGACGCCTACCTCACGCAGGTGGCCTCGCGCGCGTACCGTGCGCTCGAGCGCCGCCGCGACCAGGGGCTCGTGGTGCTCGACGCCGCTCGCCTTGCCGCCTCGGACGTGGCCATCGCCCGCCGCGTCGTGCGCATGGCGGTTCTGGAGGCCTGTCCGCAGTGCAGGCTCGATGCCCGGCATGTGGCCCGTGTCCTGGAGATCGTTGCTGCGGGCGAGGGGTCGGCGAGCCTTCCGGCGGGCGCGGACGCGCGCGTGACGTACGGGGCGCTGTTCGTTCGCTCGCGCGAGGCCCAGGGGCACGCGGACACGAGCGGCTGGCTCGAGGTTCCCGGCCTTCCCGGGCCGGCGCGCGCAAGCGACGCGCTCGTGCCGCCAGGGCCCACGGGCTCCCTTGCGCTTGGCGCCGGCACGCTCACGGTGCGCCTCCGCGAGGTGTCCGCTGGCAGCAGCCCCGAGGCGCTTGCCCGCGCCTATGCCCGCGAGTGGGAGGGGCAGTCCGTGCTGCTCGACGCCGCCGCGTGCGGAGTTGGGCAGCTGGGCGGCAGGCTGTGGGTCTCGGGGCCGGAGGTGGGCGAGGTGCTCTGCCCTCTTGGGATGCACGGCCAGTCCAAGAAGCTCTCCGACCTGCTCATCGATGCCAAGGTCCCTGCGAGCGAGCGTGCCGCCGTGCCGGTCGTGCGCACGGGGGTCTCGGGCTCGGTAGTGTGGGTTGCCCCCATGCGTGCCGATGAGCGCGCTCGCGTGACGGACGCGAGCCGTGTGCTGCTCGAGCTTGCGTGGAAGCCCGCCGCCACGAGCTAG
- the hpt gene encoding hypoxanthine phosphoribosyltransferase: MEQIHPDVSKVILSEEDIKGIVARMGADITRDYAGKNPLLIAVLRGAVVFMGDVMRAIDCPLGIDFMAVSSYGDGAVSSGVVRIVKDLDTKIEGRDVLIIEDILDSGLTLKYLMKNLRSRHPASLEIAAFLVKDVPGQETAVTPRYVGAHVPDEFIVGYGLDFAERYRNLPYIGILKPEVYGK, encoded by the coding sequence ATGGAGCAGATTCATCCGGACGTCAGCAAGGTCATCCTGTCCGAGGAAGACATCAAGGGCATTGTCGCGCGCATGGGCGCGGACATCACGAGGGACTATGCCGGCAAGAACCCGCTGCTCATCGCCGTGCTGCGTGGTGCCGTCGTGTTCATGGGCGACGTGATGCGCGCCATCGACTGCCCGCTTGGCATCGACTTCATGGCCGTCTCGAGCTATGGCGACGGCGCCGTCTCCTCGGGCGTCGTCCGCATCGTCAAGGACCTGGACACCAAGATCGAGGGCCGCGACGTCCTCATCATCGAGGACATCCTCGACTCGGGCCTCACGCTCAAGTACCTCATGAAGAACCTGCGCTCGCGCCACCCGGCCTCCCTGGAGATCGCCGCCTTCCTCGTGAAGGACGTCCCGGGCCAGGAGACGGCCGTCACCCCGCGCTACGTTGGCGCGCACGTGCCCGACGAGTTCATCGTGGGCTATGGCCTCGACTTCGCCGAGCGCTACCGCAACCTGCCCTACATCGGAATCCTCAAGCCGGAGGTCTACGGAAAGTAG
- the ftsH gene encoding ATP-dependent zinc metalloprotease FtsH has protein sequence MSSNFNEDNNQPGGPQRGPNSPRTNTISLIIAIALVAYLVYSMVPSMFGAKSADTVPTSDVVAAVEDDRVSTLTYRVSSGELTGTYWANDADKGDDSKLVSFKSTYAGTDNLAELMQDHPEVTYTVDTSSDEWLDTLLFSVVPTLLMIGVFVYFMRGMQGQGGGAMGFGKTKAKTTEETRPKVKFSDVAGVDEAVEELKEIRDFLAEPERFHKMGAKIPRGVLLVGPPGTGKTLLAKAVAGEAGVPFFSISGCDFVEMFVGVGASRVRDLFKQAKAASPSIIFIDEIDAVGRQRGAGLGGGHDEREQTLNQLLVEMDGFEANDAVILIAATNRPDILDPALLRPGRFDRQVTVDRPDLSGREQIIRVHSEGKPLAGDVDFGRLAKLTPGFTGADLMNLMNESALLAARRHKSKITMDEVEEAMERVIAGPERKSRVMTEGERKTIAYHESGHALVGHILENSDPVHKISIIARGQALGYTLQLPEEDHFLNTRDGMLDQIAVLLGGRTAEELFCDDITTGASNDLERATKIARQMVTRLGMSEALGTQVFGEAQHEVFLGRDYADHQDYSAETAKRIDDEVERIMREAHSRAREVLEARRDQMDTMAKVLLERETVEGDIVNALLDDEWDTYVAEHPEVAQADDAKPATKPGELDEDVAAEAAEAARAAVAAEAADGADDADAPGSGDTTNE, from the coding sequence ATGAGCAGTAACTTCAACGAGGACAACAACCAGCCGGGAGGTCCCCAGCGCGGCCCCAACTCGCCGCGCACGAACACCATCTCCCTCATCATCGCCATCGCGCTCGTGGCCTACCTCGTCTACTCGATGGTGCCGTCGATGTTTGGCGCCAAGAGCGCCGACACGGTGCCCACGAGCGACGTCGTGGCGGCCGTCGAGGACGACCGCGTCTCCACGCTCACGTACCGGGTCTCGTCCGGCGAGCTCACGGGCACGTACTGGGCCAACGACGCCGACAAGGGCGACGACTCCAAGCTCGTGTCCTTCAAGAGCACCTATGCCGGCACGGACAACCTTGCCGAGCTCATGCAGGACCACCCCGAGGTCACCTACACCGTTGACACCTCAAGCGACGAGTGGCTCGACACGCTGCTGTTCTCCGTGGTGCCCACGCTGCTCATGATCGGCGTGTTCGTCTACTTCATGCGCGGCATGCAGGGCCAGGGCGGCGGCGCCATGGGCTTTGGCAAGACGAAGGCCAAGACAACCGAGGAGACCCGCCCCAAGGTGAAGTTCTCCGACGTCGCTGGCGTCGACGAGGCCGTCGAGGAGCTCAAGGAGATTCGCGACTTCCTCGCCGAGCCCGAGCGCTTCCACAAGATGGGCGCCAAGATTCCGCGCGGCGTGCTGCTCGTGGGCCCTCCGGGCACGGGCAAGACGCTGCTCGCGAAGGCCGTCGCCGGTGAGGCGGGCGTGCCGTTCTTCTCCATCTCCGGCTGCGACTTCGTGGAGATGTTCGTGGGCGTGGGCGCAAGCCGCGTGCGCGACCTGTTCAAGCAGGCCAAGGCCGCCAGCCCCTCCATCATCTTCATCGACGAGATCGACGCCGTGGGTCGCCAGCGTGGCGCCGGCCTCGGCGGTGGGCACGACGAGCGCGAGCAGACGCTCAACCAGCTGCTTGTCGAGATGGACGGCTTCGAGGCAAACGACGCCGTCATCCTCATCGCCGCCACGAACCGCCCCGACATTCTCGACCCGGCGCTGCTGCGCCCCGGCCGCTTCGACCGTCAGGTCACGGTTGACCGTCCCGACCTCTCCGGCCGCGAGCAGATCATCCGCGTCCACTCCGAGGGCAAGCCGCTTGCCGGTGACGTGGACTTTGGCCGTCTCGCGAAGCTCACGCCGGGCTTCACGGGCGCCGACCTCATGAACCTCATGAACGAGAGCGCGCTGCTCGCCGCTCGTCGTCACAAGTCCAAGATCACGATGGACGAGGTCGAGGAGGCCATGGAGCGTGTCATCGCCGGCCCCGAGCGCAAGAGCCGCGTCATGACGGAGGGCGAGCGCAAGACGATCGCCTACCACGAGAGCGGCCACGCCCTTGTGGGTCACATCCTCGAGAACTCCGACCCGGTGCACAAGATCTCGATCATCGCCCGTGGCCAGGCGCTTGGTTACACGCTGCAGCTTCCGGAGGAGGACCACTTCCTCAACACGCGCGACGGCATGCTCGACCAGATTGCCGTGCTGCTGGGCGGCCGCACTGCCGAGGAGCTCTTCTGCGATGACATCACGACTGGCGCGAGCAACGACCTCGAGCGTGCCACGAAGATCGCCCGCCAGATGGTCACGCGCCTGGGTATGAGTGAGGCGCTGGGCACCCAGGTGTTTGGCGAGGCCCAGCACGAGGTGTTCCTCGGCCGTGACTACGCGGACCACCAGGATTACTCGGCCGAGACCGCCAAGCGCATCGACGACGAGGTGGAGCGCATCATGCGCGAGGCCCACTCCCGTGCCCGCGAGGTGCTCGAGGCCCGTCGCGACCAGATGGACACGATGGCCAAGGTGTTGCTCGAGCGCGAGACCGTCGAGGGCGACATCGTGAACGCCCTGCTCGACGACGAGTGGGACACCTACGTTGCCGAGCACCCGGAGGTCGCGCAGGCCGATGACGCCAAGCCCGCCACGAAGCCCGGCGAGCTCGACGAGGACGTCGCCGCGGAGGCCGCCGAGGCCGCCCGTGCCGCAGTTGCCGCTGAGGCAGCAGATGGTGCCGATGACGCCGACGCGCCAGGCAGCGGGGACACGACAAACGAGTAA
- a CDS encoding pyridoxal phosphate-dependent aminotransferase, whose translation MINETMYGYGASKSSIREIAAYGAARKAEIGAENVFDFSLGNPSVPAPAEVAASLKASAELPPAQVHGYTPANGLPACREAVAASLTRRFSAEMAGRPVAGAGDLYITCGAAASLTITLHAVTNPGDEVIVIAPYFPEYRVWIETCGCTCVEVMADASTFQVDADAVAAAITERTAAVIIDSPNNPVGTVYTRETLEKLAAVLARRGEETGHPIYLISDEPYREITYGAEVPWVPAIYERTIVCYSYSKSLSLPGERIGWVLVPPTNPEHDRLVPTVAGAGRTLGFVCAPAIFQRVVTDCVDVPSDVDAYARNREALTRGLSEAGYEYIEPDGAFYLWVKSLDPDANAFFERAKAHELLPVPSDSFGCPGWVRVGYCVSYETIVNSMPAWQALAAEYK comes from the coding sequence ATGATCAACGAGACCATGTACGGCTACGGCGCGTCCAAGAGCTCCATTCGCGAGATTGCCGCGTACGGCGCCGCCCGCAAGGCCGAGATTGGCGCCGAGAACGTCTTTGACTTCAGCCTGGGCAACCCGAGCGTGCCCGCCCCTGCCGAGGTGGCCGCCTCGCTCAAGGCGTCTGCCGAGCTTCCGCCCGCGCAGGTGCACGGCTACACGCCTGCCAACGGCCTGCCTGCCTGCCGCGAGGCCGTGGCCGCCTCGCTCACGCGTCGCTTCTCCGCCGAGATGGCCGGCCGCCCCGTTGCCGGCGCCGGCGACCTCTACATCACCTGCGGCGCCGCTGCGTCCCTCACGATCACCCTTCACGCCGTGACGAACCCCGGCGACGAGGTCATCGTCATCGCCCCGTACTTCCCGGAGTACCGCGTTTGGATCGAGACGTGCGGCTGCACGTGCGTCGAGGTCATGGCCGATGCCTCCACGTTCCAGGTCGACGCCGACGCCGTGGCTGCCGCCATCACCGAGCGCACCGCTGCCGTCATCATCGACTCGCCCAACAACCCGGTGGGCACGGTCTACACCCGCGAGACGCTCGAGAAGCTCGCCGCCGTTCTCGCGCGTCGTGGCGAGGAGACGGGCCACCCCATCTACCTCATCTCCGACGAGCCGTACCGCGAGATCACCTATGGTGCGGAGGTTCCCTGGGTCCCTGCCATCTACGAGCGCACCATCGTGTGCTACAGCTACTCCAAGAGCCTGTCGCTGCCTGGCGAGCGCATCGGCTGGGTGCTCGTGCCGCCCACGAACCCCGAGCACGACCGCCTCGTTCCCACGGTCGCGGGCGCAGGCCGCACGCTGGGCTTTGTCTGCGCTCCGGCGATCTTCCAGCGCGTGGTCACCGACTGCGTCGACGTGCCCAGCGACGTTGACGCCTACGCTCGCAACCGCGAGGCGCTCACGCGTGGCCTCTCCGAGGCCGGCTACGAGTACATCGAGCCCGACGGTGCCTTCTACCTGTGGGTCAAGTCGCTCGATCCGGATGCGAACGCCTTCTTTGAGCGCGCGAAGGCTCACGAGCTGCTGCCCGTGCCCTCCGACTCCTTTGGCTGTCCCGGCTGGGTGCGCGTGGGCTACTGCGTGAGTTACGAGACCATCGTGAACTCCATGCCCGCGTGGCAGGCGCTTGCGGCCGAGTACAAGTAG
- a CDS encoding phosphatase has protein sequence MLKNLCDTHTHTLYSRHSYSTIRENVLAARDAGLELLASTDHFSPMLYPEQHMRNFQFFYNYAVWPKEWEGVRLMHGCEADIVDLEGHLFGWDIPVDIEINGCPLDSPEILKHRVFKGCEYVIASVHDRSFSRGASLAQTTQMYLNALHDSKVLMLAHTGRSAVPFDIREVVGEAARLNKLIEINDHSLEFKRPAVDSACREIAETCAELGCKVAVNTDAHICLGIGQFSHALALLDEIHFPQELVATTNAETFLSAFDEANIH, from the coding sequence ATGCTCAAGAACCTGTGCGACACCCACACCCACACGCTCTACTCGCGCCACTCGTACTCGACGATTCGCGAGAACGTCCTGGCGGCCCGCGACGCCGGGCTCGAGCTGCTCGCCTCGACGGACCACTTCAGCCCCATGCTCTATCCCGAGCAGCACATGCGCAACTTCCAGTTCTTCTACAACTACGCCGTGTGGCCCAAGGAGTGGGAGGGCGTGCGCCTCATGCATGGCTGCGAGGCCGACATCGTTGACCTCGAGGGACATCTCTTTGGATGGGACATCCCAGTGGACATCGAGATCAACGGCTGCCCGCTCGACTCGCCCGAGATTCTCAAGCACCGCGTCTTCAAGGGCTGCGAGTACGTGATTGCCAGCGTGCACGACCGCTCCTTCTCGCGTGGTGCCTCGCTGGCCCAGACCACGCAGATGTACCTGAACGCGCTGCACGACTCCAAGGTGCTCATGCTGGCCCACACGGGTCGCTCTGCCGTGCCGTTCGACATTCGCGAGGTTGTTGGCGAGGCGGCTCGCCTCAACAAGCTCATCGAGATCAACGACCACAGCCTCGAGTTCAAGCGCCCCGCCGTCGACTCTGCCTGCCGCGAGATTGCCGAGACGTGCGCCGAGCTTGGTTGCAAGGTTGCCGTGAACACCGACGCGCACATCTGCCTGGGTATCGGCCAGTTTAGCCATGCCCTTGCCCTGCTCGACGAGATCCACTTCCCGCAGGAGCTCGTTGCCACGACCAATGCCGAGACGTTCCTCTCGGCCTTCGACGAGGCCAACATCCACTAG